DNA from Vibrio alfacsensis:
TTACGACATATTTCTCGTTATCGGCTTTGTATTCAATTGCGCTATCAGAAAGCTTAGCAATCTTTTCAGCATTGATTGGAGCTTGGCGCTCAGCAATCACATCTTTGTAACCACCATTATCATCTATCGCGTAAAGTGTACCAGCAATAAAGTAGTCACCATCATTCGATGCGAACAGCACACCACCATTGGTTTGGATTTCTAACAACCCAGGGATATCAGCCGGCTGAATGTTAAGAATCGACACACCCAATTTCGAGAACTTCGCGATTAGCGCCGCTTCATCAAAGTTGTGTTTTGCCGCTGGCGCGACTTGTTGTGCTGGAGTTTCCGTTTTTGCCTGACTTTCTTCAGCACCACAAGCGGTTACGAAAAACGGTAAAGTCAGCAGAGTTAGTTGGCGTAATACACGCATTAAGTTCACCTTAAAATAAAATCGTTTCATCCAATAAGATCATGAATAAATGAAACAAACCATCATTATGCTCTTGGGTGGTGTTGACTGTGAATTTGCTTCAATCGCTCAGTCGCCACGTGAGTATAAATTTGCGTAGTCGATAAGTCACTATGCCCTAAGAGCATCTGTACGACCCTGAGATCTGCACCATAGTTCAATAAATGCGTTGCGAACGCATGGCGCAATACGTGCGGCGACAACAGGTCTGTGTCAATCTCGGCAATCACCGCATAGTATTTAATACGATGCCAAAAGGTTTGGCGAGTCATTTGTCTCGCTCGCTTACTTGGAAAAACAACATCCGACGTGGTATCACCCAATAGTGCAGACCGGCCTTGCTTAATAAATGTTTCAATCCAATCGACCGCGTTCTCCCCCATAGGCACAAGACGCTCTTTCCCACCTTTACCTGTTACACGCACTACGCCTTGACGTAAGCTAACATTTTCCATTGTCAGACTGACAAGCTCTGTAACACGTAGCCCCGTGGCGTAAAGCAGCTCTAACATAGCTTTATCGCGAAGCTCTATGGGATCATTCGGATCCGGCGCATCCAATAATGCGTCCACTTGCTCTTCACTGATATCTTTTGGCAAGCGTTGGGGCAATTTCGGACTCACTAACAAGGCACTTGGATCGTCCGATCGCACTTTCTCTCTATGAATATATTGAAACAAACGACGAATTGCCGATAGCATACGTGCGCGAG
Protein-coding regions in this window:
- the dsbC gene encoding bifunctional protein-disulfide isomerase/oxidoreductase DsbC; amino-acid sequence: MRVLRQLTLLTLPFFVTACGAEESQAKTETPAQQVAPAAKHNFDEAALIAKFSKLGVSILNIQPADIPGLLEIQTNGGVLFASNDGDYFIAGTLYAIDDNGGYKDVIAERQAPINAEKIAKLSDSAIEYKADNEKYVVTVFTDITCGYCVRLHSQMQGYNDLGITVRYMAYPRQGATGSVADQMATIWCAEDPKSAMHNAKVDRTFDNPAKDLKQCKETIKSHYNLGRELGISGTPAIFLPNGELVGGYVPPAELLKRLEQQ
- the xerD gene encoding site-specific tyrosine recombinase XerD; the protein is MTAQQTVNQQDFGLVEQFLDAMWMERGLSENTLASYRNDLMKLLTWMAKNNYRLDFISFSGLQEYQAYLVDLEYKQTSRARMLSAIRRLFQYIHREKVRSDDPSALLVSPKLPQRLPKDISEEQVDALLDAPDPNDPIELRDKAMLELLYATGLRVTELVSLTMENVSLRQGVVRVTGKGGKERLVPMGENAVDWIETFIKQGRSALLGDTTSDVVFPSKRARQMTRQTFWHRIKYYAVIAEIDTDLLSPHVLRHAFATHLLNYGADLRVVQMLLGHSDLSTTQIYTHVATERLKQIHSQHHPRA